The DNA sequence AAAACCTACAGTGGTAATCGTTATAACAGTCATATACAACGCATCAATCCAAGTATAATCAGATAGAAACATGAACCCCATAACTCCTACCCATAAAAGAGCAAGTAATAAAAAAACAGCTTTATAAATTCGTAATCTGAACAATCTAATTATAGGATTCATACATTACAAGTCAAAAACTGAGGAACGCTTGGTGTATAACATATCTTTAATACGCATCCAAAAGGCTAAAAACAAGTATAGAGCAAAACCAAAACCTACAGTAACAAATGTTAAGTACATAAATGAAGTCCGCACTACTTTGGCACGAATACCCAAACGGTCCGCAATACGTTGACATACATAAAAGCCTCTTTTTTGAAAGTATAATAATGGTTTATAAATAACATTCATGCTGCAATTTACTACTAAGTTTTTTTGTTTAAAAGTTTATTTATTTAAAAGTGAATTTCCAATGGCACATTTTAAACATTTATTTTTATCGCAATAATAGTGTTTAAGTTGAATTAATCCTTGAGATTGCAATGCTGAATTGGATGTTTTTTTGAGTGCATTGAATTTTTCAACAATAGCATTTTTTTCAGAAGCTATTTGCTGAATAAAATCAACAATAACATCGTCCACTGATTTACCATGATGCTTGGCATAACTAAATTTTAAAGGAATGATGGTGTTAATCAACAACAAATCTACAAAAGATTTTGTAATTGTTTTTTTAGAAGGTTTTGATACCTTTTCAAACGTATAATGCGATTCCCAAAAAGCCGAAGTGCCTAAAGAAAATAAATCATAAAAAGCTTCAAGACTTTGAATTTCCATAATTTTTGAAAAACTGTTTTGGTTCTGGTGATAAAAATTTGCTAACTGCGACAATCTTATGGTTGGAAAATTAGGAGGTCGCAATCTAAAAAACTGAAT is a window from the Pseudalgibacter alginicilyticus genome containing:
- a CDS encoding PspC domain-containing protein, with amino-acid sequence MNVIYKPLLYFQKRGFYVCQRIADRLGIRAKVVRTSFMYLTFVTVGFGFALYLFLAFWMRIKDMLYTKRSSVFDL